A single Arcobacter sp. FWKO B DNA region contains:
- the rsmG gene encoding 16S rRNA (guanine(527)-N(7))-methyltransferase RsmG, whose protein sequence is MEDLQLTIHDSQFLDRCETFIKLLQQWGKVHNLSGSLDRESIMANIEDSIYPLGFVEDFGSFLDVGTGAGFPGLIIAMARPEVIGYLVEPRAKRVAFLHFVKSTLKLDNLTILQKRVEDVKLESPIELITSRAVTNTKLLLDLTEHMSGVHTKYLFYKGSVLDDELNGLKIEGKKIVQHGDRKYLYF, encoded by the coding sequence ATGGAAGATTTACAACTTACTATTCACGATTCACAATTTTTGGATAGATGTGAAACATTTATTAAACTTCTCCAGCAGTGGGGGAAGGTTCATAATCTTAGTGGCTCCTTGGATAGAGAGTCAATAATGGCAAATATAGAAGACTCTATTTATCCTTTGGGATTTGTGGAGGATTTTGGGAGTTTCTTGGATGTTGGTACAGGGGCTGGGTTTCCTGGGTTAATAATTGCTATGGCAAGACCAGAAGTTATAGGGTATTTGGTAGAGCCTCGTGCAAAAAGAGTAGCATTTTTGCATTTTGTAAAGTCTACGCTCAAGCTTGATAATCTAACAATTTTACAAAAGCGTGTTGAAGATGTAAAACTTGAGAGTCCTATTGAGTTGATTACATCAAGAGCTGTTACAAATACTAAGCTTTTGCTTGATTTGACAGAACATATGAGTGGTGTGCATACAAAGTATCTTTTTTATAAAGGTAGTGTGTTAGATGATGAGTTAAATGGACTTAAGATTGAAGGAAAAAAAATAGTACAACATGGAGATAGAAAATATCTCTATTTTTAA
- a CDS encoding PP0621 family protein: MIWKLLIFIVILVLVYLVFFRKRRVKNGDKKDEIADTLIECKTCGTYITKDEAILSNGKHFCSKECLNK, from the coding sequence GTGATTTGGAAATTATTGATATTTATAGTAATTTTGGTTTTGGTTTACCTTGTTTTTTTTAGAAAAAGAAGAGTAAAAAATGGTGACAAAAAAGATGAAATAGCTGATACATTAATAGAGTGCAAAACTTGTGGAACTTATATTACAAAAGATGAAGCAATTTTGAGTAATGGAAAGCATTTTTGCTCTAAAGAATGCTTGAATAAATAA
- a CDS encoding putative bifunctional diguanylate cyclase/phosphodiesterase, producing the protein MFRTLKNFIFSINVALVTILFIIIFIFATYLHTTFTQKEAVKQANIISNQVFSSMYQVMKRGWSRSELNDFTFSLKQNFTDTNYDINIYRGDGVNQLFGFINESAKDKYISQAFIDGEQITLYENGILRNIKPITANNECLKCHTNANIGDTLGVIDITQDMSEELFKMVIDYILFFLIIVPLFVLISYFSAKYTIKRISKSLGRFNSKVIAINTMKDFKSFNTKEIDLGFDELNMILHNVDTLAAKLKNIAVDKELLEFEVQLLDKFIITSDIIKDWKLHISELLVDINKVMETYSLMTIFRIGDDRFEVDIFWYGIPDKRLMQSIEDYIFHSINTNIYLGEIIDPIIKHNITDHNRCITYNIVKTLEHQTKTLFLDTPKIGGIVGISVQSDIVTDPIKNIVIDSILTTLANLVGSIKAINKYTHDLEYYAAHDPLTDLFNQRVFHDMLTYEFKRAQRHQYAFGLMFIDCDNFKLVNDRYGHAFGDSFLQSLASLLQKEKRDEDILARYGGDEFTILLPECDLNGAVTSANRIIKAIENLEISTTDNTVVKITVSIGIAIYPDHASSQKELFMIADNMMYKAKEFGKNTIKIPTENDILSIIKEQKEKSSMLLEAISNNNIVPFFQPIQDSSDNSINIYELLMRIEIDGHLSVAADFIEIAEGMSLIHRMDLMVIENAFIKLSKNQYNGLLFINLSPKSLVIDSYIKNIEELIIKYKINKEKIVFEITERETVKNFSLLEKFVLNLKFEGFKFAIDDFGSGFSSFHYIKRFPIDYLKIDGDFIVNINKDKKDKAFVQSIVTLAKELNIKTIAEFVEDEDIVTTLKELGVDYLQGYHIGKPSRDFI; encoded by the coding sequence ATGTTTAGAACTTTAAAAAACTTTATCTTTAGTATAAATGTTGCGTTGGTAACTATTTTATTTATCATTATATTTATTTTTGCGACATACCTTCATACTACATTTACTCAAAAAGAGGCTGTAAAACAAGCAAATATTATCTCAAACCAAGTTTTTTCATCAATGTATCAGGTTATGAAAAGAGGATGGAGTAGAAGTGAGTTAAATGATTTTACTTTTTCTCTAAAACAAAATTTTACAGATACAAACTATGATATCAATATATACAGAGGAGATGGTGTTAACCAACTTTTTGGCTTTATAAATGAATCTGCAAAAGACAAATACATATCTCAAGCTTTTATAGATGGTGAGCAAATCACTTTATATGAAAATGGTATTTTAAGAAATATTAAACCAATAACAGCGAATAATGAATGTCTTAAATGTCATACCAATGCAAATATTGGTGATACATTAGGAGTTATAGATATAACACAAGATATGTCTGAAGAACTTTTCAAAATGGTTATAGATTATATTTTATTTTTTTTAATAATAGTTCCTTTATTTGTATTAATATCCTATTTTAGTGCCAAATATACTATTAAAAGAATATCAAAATCACTTGGTAGATTTAATTCAAAAGTTATTGCTATTAATACTATGAAAGACTTTAAAAGTTTCAATACAAAAGAGATAGATTTAGGCTTTGATGAATTAAATATGATTTTACATAATGTTGATACTTTAGCTGCAAAACTAAAAAATATTGCGGTTGATAAAGAGTTATTAGAATTTGAAGTACAGCTTTTAGATAAATTCATCATCACATCAGATATTATAAAAGACTGGAAACTTCATATTAGTGAACTACTTGTTGATATCAACAAAGTAATGGAAACTTACTCCTTGATGACAATTTTTAGAATTGGTGATGATAGATTTGAAGTTGATATTTTTTGGTATGGAATCCCTGATAAAAGATTGATGCAATCTATTGAAGATTATATTTTTCATTCAATTAATACTAATATTTATCTTGGTGAGATAATAGATCCTATAATAAAACACAATATAACAGATCACAATAGATGTATAACCTATAATATAGTAAAAACTTTAGAACACCAAACAAAAACACTTTTTTTAGATACTCCTAAAATAGGTGGTATTGTAGGCATAAGCGTTCAATCAGACATTGTAACTGATCCAATAAAAAATATCGTAATTGATTCAATATTGACAACACTAGCAAATCTGGTTGGCTCTATAAAAGCGATAAACAAATATACACATGATTTAGAATATTATGCTGCACATGATCCACTAACAGATCTATTTAATCAAAGAGTTTTTCATGATATGCTGACATATGAATTCAAAAGAGCACAAAGACACCAATATGCTTTTGGATTAATGTTTATTGATTGTGATAATTTTAAACTGGTAAATGATAGATATGGACATGCATTTGGTGATAGTTTTTTACAAAGTTTGGCTTCATTATTACAAAAAGAAAAAAGAGATGAAGATATATTAGCAAGATATGGTGGAGATGAATTTACTATATTACTTCCTGAATGTGACTTAAATGGTGCCGTTACATCAGCTAATAGAATAATCAAAGCAATAGAAAACCTTGAGATTTCAACTACTGATAATACTGTTGTCAAAATAACAGTTTCAATTGGTATTGCTATATATCCAGATCATGCTTCTTCTCAAAAAGAGTTATTTATGATAGCTGACAATATGATGTATAAGGCTAAGGAATTTGGGAAGAATACAATAAAAATACCAACGGAAAATGATATTCTCTCAATTATAAAAGAGCAAAAAGAGAAATCATCAATGCTTTTAGAAGCAATATCAAATAACAACATAGTACCATTTTTCCAACCTATTCAAGATTCATCAGATAATTCTATAAATATATATGAACTACTAATGAGAATTGAAATAGATGGACACCTTAGTGTAGCAGCAGATTTTATTGAAATAGCTGAAGGGATGAGCTTAATCCATAGAATGGATTTGATGGTAATAGAAAATGCATTTATTAAACTCTCAAAAAATCAATATAATGGATTATTATTTATTAATCTATCACCAAAATCTTTGGTAATTGATAGCTATATAAAAAATATTGAAGAGCTTATTATAAAATACAAAATCAATAAAGAAAAAATAGTATTTGAAATTACAGAAAGAGAAACTGTGAAGAATTTTTCATTATTGGAAAAATTTGTTCTAAATCTAAAATTTGAAGGGTTTAAATTTGCAATAGATGATTTTGGTTCAGGTTTTTCTAGTTTTCACTATATTAAAAGATTTCCAATAGATTATCTAAAAATAGATGGAGATTTTATTGTAAATATCAATAAAGACAAAAAAGATAAAGCTTTTGTGCAAAGCATAGTTACTTTAGCCAAAGAGCTTAATATTAAAACTATAGCTGAATTTGTTGAAGATGAAGATATAGTAACAACACTTAAAGAGTTGGGTGTTGATTATTTACAAGGCTACCATATTGGAAAACCTTCAAGAGATTTTATATAA
- a CDS encoding ABC transporter ATP-binding protein, whose product MKQLFKQYIPYYKNYIKQFIFAFIGIVLVAIGTSGTAYIIKPVLDEIFINKDQTMLYILPYFVIALYFAKGFGKYIQVYYISYIGQDIIRILRDKLLKHILSLDISFFHSRHGGVLISRLTNDINRIQVAVSTHIAELIRETLTIVALIGVVIYQSPKLAFFGLIILPLAIYPLSLLARKMKKLSFRSQEKIADITTHLSEIFNNIEIIKANSTQNVETKKFAEHNKNFFSINMKGVKTNELTSPLMETLGAIAVAVVIIVGGNEVIEGKLSVGAFFSFMTALFMLYTPIKKIASVYNAMQDAIAANERINEIFYQTHTIKNGTLQLNSTINRIKFENASLNYGEKEALKNINLEVHKGEKIALIGDSGGGKSSLVNLIIRFYDTSNGQIFINDTDIKEFDIESLRSNISIVTQRIYIFNDTVANNVAYGMPYDEEKVLQALKLAHADSFVTKLENGIHTILDEFGTNLSGGQRQRIAIARALYKNPQIIIFDEATSALDNESESIITDVLDEISKDKIVFVIAHRLSTIKTADCIAVFKNGEIVGYGTDQELKSNSGEYNKLLNYN is encoded by the coding sequence TTGAAACAACTTTTTAAACAATATATCCCTTATTATAAAAACTATATCAAACAATTTATTTTTGCTTTTATTGGTATTGTTTTAGTAGCTATTGGTACAAGTGGAACTGCTTATATTATCAAACCTGTTTTAGATGAAATCTTTATAAATAAAGATCAAACAATGTTATATATCCTTCCATATTTTGTAATAGCACTATACTTTGCAAAAGGTTTTGGTAAGTATATACAAGTATATTACATATCTTATATAGGTCAAGATATAATAAGAATATTAAGAGACAAACTTCTAAAACATATCCTATCACTTGATATCTCATTTTTCCACTCTCGACATGGTGGTGTCTTGATAAGTAGACTCACAAATGATATAAATCGTATTCAAGTAGCAGTTTCAACCCATATTGCAGAACTTATCCGTGAAACTTTAACAATAGTAGCTCTTATTGGGGTTGTTATTTATCAAAGTCCTAAGCTTGCTTTTTTTGGACTTATAATACTACCACTAGCTATATATCCTTTATCATTACTTGCAAGAAAAATGAAAAAACTCTCTTTTAGATCTCAAGAAAAAATAGCAGACATTACAACTCATTTAAGTGAAATATTCAATAATATTGAGATAATAAAAGCAAACTCTACTCAAAATGTAGAAACTAAAAAATTTGCAGAGCACAATAAAAACTTCTTTTCTATAAATATGAAAGGGGTAAAAACAAACGAACTTACATCTCCTCTTATGGAAACACTTGGTGCTATTGCTGTTGCTGTTGTTATTATTGTAGGAGGTAATGAAGTAATAGAAGGGAAACTAAGTGTTGGAGCATTTTTTTCTTTTATGACAGCACTTTTTATGCTTTATACCCCTATTAAAAAAATAGCATCAGTATATAATGCAATGCAAGATGCTATCGCAGCTAATGAAAGAATAAATGAAATTTTTTATCAAACTCACACTATAAAAAACGGAACTTTACAACTAAACTCTACTATAAATAGAATAAAATTTGAAAACGCTAGTTTAAATTATGGGGAAAAAGAAGCACTTAAAAATATCAATCTAGAAGTTCATAAAGGAGAAAAAATTGCACTAATTGGTGATAGTGGTGGCGGAAAAAGTTCACTTGTAAATCTAATTATTAGGTTTTATGATACATCAAATGGACAAATCTTCATAAATGATACTGATATTAAAGAATTTGATATAGAAAGTTTAAGAAGTAACATATCAATAGTTACCCAAAGAATTTATATTTTTAATGATACTGTAGCAAATAATGTTGCATATGGTATGCCTTATGATGAAGAAAAAGTTTTACAAGCATTAAAATTAGCCCATGCTGATAGCTTTGTAACGAAACTTGAAAATGGAATCCACACCATACTAGATGAGTTTGGAACAAATCTTTCTGGTGGACAAAGACAAAGAATTGCAATAGCAAGAGCACTATATAAAAATCCTCAAATTATAATTTTTGATGAAGCAACATCTGCACTTGATAATGAAAGTGAATCAATTATCACTGATGTATTGGATGAAATAAGTAAAGATAAAATTGTATTTGTAATCGCACATAGATTATCAACGATAAAAACAGCTGATTGCATTGCTGTATTTAAAAATGGAGAAATTGTTGGATATGGCACAGATCAAGAACTAAAATCTAATTCAGGTGAATATAACAAGCTATTAAACTATAATTAA